A window of the Methanobacterium spitsbergense genome harbors these coding sequences:
- a CDS encoding YHS domain-containing protein — MAVDPICKMDVEEKSAKWVSEYKGKKYYFCAPGCKKEFDENPEKYAE; from the coding sequence ATGGCAGTAGACCCTATATGTAAGATGGATGTGGAAGAAAAAAGTGCTAAATGGGTAAGTGAATATAAAGGCAAAAAATACTACTTCTGCGCCCCAGGATGTAAAAAAGAATTCGATGAAAATCCTGAAAAATATGCAGAATAA